A stretch of DNA from Deltaproteobacteria bacterium:
TGGCCACGGAACCGCCCGAAGTCTGGGCCACGGCAATGAGCCCCCGGGCCTCGGCCGTCCGGCCCATGCACTCGGCCAGGGCCTTGCCCACCGGATAGTAGACACCGAGGAGCCCGCCGGTGCCGATGCGCAGCAAGGAGATATCTCCAGCCCGACACTGACCTGACGGCCAGGCCGTGGCCACGACGGCCAGAGCCACGCCGAGTACCATCCACCGAGAAAAACGTACGCTCATAATTCCTCCGTATTCTGTGCACGGTCCGCCGTCTATCCACGCCGAACCTGTCCGGCGGACAAATCCCGGATCAGAAAACCAAGGACAATGGATGTTCCCTTGCCCGGCCTCATCTGTCAAGGACATCCCGGGGTTGGAACCGCCCATCCCCGCTCCTTGACCTCCCGACCGGCCCTGCATACCCTCCCATCTCCGGTCACGTTCCGGCCCCTGTTCCAAAGCCTTTCCGACTCCAAGGAACCCGATGCTTCTCGCCTCCCTAGCCCTCGCCTTCGGCCTGGCCCTCCTCGTCTGGAGCGCCGACCGCTTTGTTGAAGGTTCGGCATGCACCGCCCGCCACCTGGGAGTTCCGCCCCTTTTGATCGGCATGGTCATCGTTGGTTTCGGCACCTCGGCCCCGGAAATGGTCGTTTCCGCTCTGGCCGCCTTGCAGGGAAACCCAGGCATCGCCCTCGGCAACGCCTACGGATCCAATATCGCCAATATCGGGCTCATTTTGGGGCTGACCGCCCTGATCAGCCCCATCACCGTTCAATCGAGGATCTTGCGCAAGGAGTTGCCGGTTCTGGCCCTGGTCACGGCCCTGGCCATCTGGCAGATATGGGATGAAAGGATCACCCATTTCGAGGCCCTGAGTCTGCTGGGCGTCTTCTTCGGACTCATGGGTTGGACCATTCATCAAGGCTTGAAAAAAACGACCGACCCCCTTGGCGACATGGTCACCAAGAAACTCCAGATCCAGGCCATGCCCCTGTCCTGGGCCATTTTTTGGCTAATCCTGGGCCTGATTCTCCTAGTCGCAAGCTCCCGTATCCTGGTCTGGGGAGCGGTCGAAATCGCTAGGGGCTTCGGAGTCAGTGATCTGATCATCGGGCTGACAGTCGTCGCCCTGGGCACCTCCCTGCCGGAACTGGCCTCATCCCTGGTCGCCACCCGCAAAGGGGAACACGACATCGCCATCGGCAATGTCCTCGGCTCCAACCTTTTCAATACCCTGGCCGTGGTCGGCATCGCCGGAGCCATCCACCCGATGTCTGTCGGACCGGAAGTCCTTTCCCGGGACATTCCGGTCATGACCGTCCTGACCCTCTCACTGTTCGTCATCGGTTTTCGGATCGGCCGGCCAGGCCGCATCAATCGATTGGAGGGTGCAGTCCTGCTGGCCTGCTATATCGGCTACACGGCCTATCTGGCCAGCACCCTGTTCAGCTGATGACGAATGCACCAGCCATCGCTCAGGGCCGAGGCTCCTCCGCTCTGAGAACCTTGATCCTTCTCCACTCCCCGCTCTGAAAACGAAACATCCACAGGGCCGCTGTGGCGAACACGAATCCCGTGGCCAGGATCCATTCGGCCGTCAGGCTGGGCATGGTCTGATCAACCAGCCACAGCACGGCCATGAACACCGCCGTGCAGAGGGCAAAGGCCCTGGCGATCCAGCCGGTGTCGCCGGTGGCTGAGAGCACATAGCTGATCATGACGTTGGCCGCGTCGAAAAGACAATACACGGCCACGAACTTCAGCACCAGGACACCACTTTCGACGATTTGTCCGCTGTCCGGGCCGGTCCCGGCAAAAATCGTCATGAGCGGTTCCGGAACCGTCACAAAGAGCACGGCCATGGCCAGCATCCATATCTCGCAAACGAACAGGGACTGCCAGGTGATGATCGGAACCTCGTCGTCGTTTCCTGCTCCTCGGGCGTGGCCGATCAATATGCCCGCGGCCTGGCCCAGTCCCAAGGCCGGGAAAAAAGCCAGCCCGTTGATTCTGAAGGCGATGCTCGAGGCGGCCAATTCCACGGTCCCAAGGCGGCCGACAATCACGAGGAAGACGGTCCAGGCCACGACCTCCCCGCTGATCCGCAAGCCCATGGGCAAGGCCATGAGCAGAAAACGGCGGAACTCTCTCCACTGAAGTCTTCGTGCTTCGGCATCGGCGAATCCCTCGTTCCT
This window harbors:
- a CDS encoding calcium/sodium antiporter, which codes for MLLASLALAFGLALLVWSADRFVEGSACTARHLGVPPLLIGMVIVGFGTSAPEMVVSALAALQGNPGIALGNAYGSNIANIGLILGLTALISPITVQSRILRKELPVLALVTALAIWQIWDERITHFEALSLLGVFFGLMGWTIHQGLKKTTDPLGDMVTKKLQIQAMPLSWAIFWLILGLILLVASSRILVWGAVEIARGFGVSDLIIGLTVVALGTSLPELASSLVATRKGEHDIAIGNVLGSNLFNTLAVVGIAGAIHPMSVGPEVLSRDIPVMTVLTLSLFVIGFRIGRPGRINRLEGAVLLACYIGYTAYLASTLFS
- a CDS encoding MATE family efflux transporter produces the protein MLRYVPRLLKLAGPLVLSFSTVALMQVVDALVLSRHSSEAVAAMGPSSMAVIVFQALLFGTAGYAGIFVAHSYGRGDFHGVRSSAWLGIHTAAVSGMLALALAWPLAQIFGLVGHSPQVADDEMVYFSICMAGSFFPVLGAALSGWLAGIGRTLTITWVTFVSFALNVVLTWVLVLGAWGFPRMGMAGAALGTVISQMVAAILFVALFARNEGFADAEARRLQWREFRRFLLMALPMGLRISGEVVAWTVFLVIVGRLGTVELAASSIAFRINGLAFFPALGLGQAAGILIGHARGAGNDDEVPIITWQSLFVCEIWMLAMAVLFVTVPEPLMTIFAGTGPDSGQIVESGVLVLKFVAVYCLFDAANVMISYVLSATGDTGWIARAFALCTAVFMAVLWLVDQTMPSLTAEWILATGFVFATAALWMFRFQSGEWRRIKVLRAEEPRP